The Coffea arabica cultivar ET-39 chromosome 1e, Coffea Arabica ET-39 HiFi, whole genome shotgun sequence genome has a window encoding:
- the LOC113692852 gene encoding probable E3 ubiquitin-protein ligase ARI8 — MEEYVDCEWEEYVDCEDCEWQEYVDCEWEDYVVIHRRSEDFKVPTDDDEIDVAAAGEEMDEECYEVPVNRVLEACESRFSKGFRVLNQEGILARVQDDIAKLSSVLSLSEEATTRLLCKYGWNIENLCDQWFPDEDKEKVWKVFGLLGINPIGDQSESAAGFSGDYLVATYMGLGRKGSMRWCPAGCGRAVEILLGETGGRTYDVTCDCTREFCWNCLGEAHSPVDCETVDRWKKCPESQNMNWVLANCKACPSCNRLLEDATAGMQAICPSPCNYEFCWLCLGPWSDHDTTADGYYTCRFYDDVKKSDELDETEKERERARISLEKYRYCHERWSTHDEWRQIALLDMQELKAVHLKNLSQVQNRSEDNLEFIIDAWDQIVECRRILKWAYVYGYYIPDDDQWKMNFFEYVLDQAEATLKKLHQCAQTELQIYLKVPLEDFDGFRVKLSKLTSVTRKYFDKLVGAIENGLLMQIQKVAR; from the coding sequence ATGGAGGAGTACGTTGATTGCGAGTGGGAGGAGTACGTTGATTGCGAGGATTGCGAGTGGCAGGAGTACGTTGATTGCGAGTGGGAGGACTATGTGGTTATCCACCGGAGGTCCGAGGATTTCAAAGTTCCCACCGATGATGATGAGATTGATGTCGCAGCCGCCGGCGAAGAAATGGATGAAGAGTGCTACGAAGTCCCAGTAAATCGTGTTCTGGAAGCCTGCGAAAGTCGTTTTTCAAAGGGTTTTCGAGTTTTGAATCAGGAAGGTATTCTTGCTCGTGTTCAGGATGATATTGCGAAGCTTTCGAGTGTTTTATCGCTTTCCGAGGAAGCGACGACCAGGTTGTTGTGCAAATATGGTTGGAACATTGAAAATCTTTGCGACCAGTGGTTTCCCGATGAAGACAAAGAGAAAGTTTGGAAGGTTTTTGGTTTACTGGGAATAAATCCAATCGGTGATCAATCTGAATCTGCTGCCGGATTTTCTGGTGATTATCTTGTAGCAACTTATATGGGATTAGGCCGGAAAGGGTCCATGAGGTGGTGTCCTGCAGGTTGCGGCCGTGCGGTTGAAATTCTTCTGGGGGAAACAGGTGGGAGGACTTATGATGTTACTTGTGATTGTACACGTGAATTCTGTTGGAATTGTTTAGGGGAGGCTCATAGCCCGGTAGATTGTGAGACTGTGGATAGATGGAAAAAATGTCCTGAATCCCAAAATATGAATTGGGTATTAGCTAATTGTAAGGCTTGTCCATCATGCAACAGACTACTGGAGGATGCTACTGCAGGTATGCAAGCGATTTGTCCATCACCTTGCAATTATGAATTTTGTTGGCTATGCTTAGGTCCGTGGTCGGACCACGATACGACTGCAGATGGATATTACACTTGTAGATTCTACGACGATGTGAAAAAATCCGATGAGTTGGACGAAACTGAGAAAGAAAGGGAGAGGGCTAGGATTTCTTTGGAGAAGTACAGGTATTGTCACGAGAGATGGAGTACTCATGATGAATGGAGGCAAATAGCTTTGTTGGATATGCAAGAATTGAAGGCAGTGCATCTTAAGAACCTGAGTCAAGTTCAGAATCGAAGCGAAGACAATTTGGAGTTTATCATTGATGCTTGGGATCAGATTGTGGAGTGTAGGAGAATTCTGAAATGGGCTTATGTCTATGGCTATTATATACCAGATGATGATCAGTGGAAGATGAACTTTTTCGAGTACGTGCTAGATCAAGCAGAGGCTACTTTGAAGAAACTCCATCAATGTGCACAGACTGAACTGCAAATTTACCTCAAAGTTCCTTTGGAGGATTTTGATGGATTTCGAGTGAAATTGTCTAAGTTGACTTCGGTGACTCGAAAATACTTTGATAAATTGGTTGGAGCAATAGAAAATGGTCTTCTGATGCAGATTCAGAAAGTTGCAAGATAA